ACCGTACCGAGGTTGGCGTAACTTGGCGTTTTTGACGGAGTTAAGAGAGTAACAAGAGAAAAGTGGTCGGAGTACAAGGATTCGAACCTTGGACCCCCTGCTCCCAAAGCAGGTGCGCTACCAGGCTGCGCTACACTCCGACAGATCTCCATTATAGCCTGACTGGGCTCTAAGCGCCCTCCTACGTTAAGGGGGGCTTGACAGCTCAGGTAATATTAATGATATGCCTTCCTTATTACGCCCTCACCTCGCTCGCCAAGAGACCGCGCCCATCAAGCGCTGGGTGATGCTTGGCTTGGTAATGCTAAGCCTCTTAACCACTCAATGGCTTGGGTTGGCTCACCAGATAGAACATCAAGAATTTAAACCCTCGGTAACCCATGAAGCCCGCACCAGTTGCGAGAAGCATAATCATTCACTCTTTGCATTTCTAGGTCATGAAGAAAGCTCGGTCGAGTGCCAACTTTTTGATGCAATCACCCTCGCGGGTCTCATTACCAGTAGTCCAATTCAGTATGTTGTTCCAAACGGTTTTAGCCAATTCGTTTTTGGCTTTGTCACTCAAGTTAGTGCATCTCGCACTCACGAGCCCTATCAATCACGGGCACCTCCGCTCAATACCCTGTAATTTTCTTTGGGTGATTGGCTTTCACAAGCCAATCCGAGTGTATTAATCCCTCGTTAAAGACGAAGGGTTATTTAGAGGTGTTGAGGTCATGAAGCAGATTGATTTAATCAAGAGTTATCTTTTAGTAAAACTATTAGCTGCTGTTAGTTGGTCGGTAGCGCATGAAAATCCAGCCTTACAAATTGATGTCAGTGGATCAGCGGAATCAGCAACAGGCATCTTAACGCCCACCAAAATCTTGCAAGGGAATGAGCTGCAAGATAAGTTGGGCACCACCTTAGGTGCCACGATTGGAAATGAACTTGGTGTATCGCAAACGGGTTACGGTCTTGGTGCATCGCGCCCGGTCATGCGCGGTCTTGAGGGAGCGCGGGTGCAGATTCTTCAGAACGGTCTATCGGTCGGCGATGTCTCGTCAATCTCAGCCGACCATGCAGTAGCCAGCCCCGTAGTAAACGCCCGACAGATTGAGATCCTGCGAGGAGCTGCCGCCCTACTCTACGGGTCAGGCTCCAGCGGTGGGTTGGTGAATATCGTCAACGACCGAATTCTGACGACCTTACCTGGCGAGGCAACAGGCTCAGCAAATACGAGCTATGACTCTGTCAGCAATGGTCGCGCTGCTTCGGGGCATGTGGATACCTCCTTTGAGTCAATCGCAATCCATGTTGATACAGCAATCAACAATAACCAAAACTACCGAATTCCTGGCAACTCAACGCAGGGCGGCCCAAACCAGGTCTGGGGAGTTCCGCCAGGCGGTCCTTTTGAGAACTATACGGGCAAACTACCCAACTCCTTTAACAACCAAAATAACTTGGGGGTTGGCGCTTCCTACATTGGCAAATCTGGATATACCGGGATTTCCGTAGAGCGAATGAACAATAACTACGGTATTCCGACGCCTGAAGGTGGCATGATTGCCCAATCTCAAAATAGATATGACTTCCAGCATCAAACTCGCGATCCATTTGCAGGGTTCTCTTCGATTAAGTTCAGCGCCGCTAATAGTAATTACAACCATACGGAGTTTTCTATCTTGAATGGTGCATACAGTCCAGCTGCACTCTGGAAAAATATTGCTAATGAGGCAAGACTTGAGTTGGCCCACAAAGCGGTGATGGGTTGGAAAGGGACATTTGGCGCACAGGTAACAAGCTCCTCGGTAGAGGCGACTGATATTGCAACTGGTAGTTACGCCATCTTGCCATCCACTAAGACCAACTCGAATGCACTCTTCTGGATTGAGGAAGGACGTTGGGGCGTCCTACAGGGGAACTTGGGTTTGCGGTATGACCTAGTTGGTCAAAACCCAAACCAATCCACCGAGTTTGAACCACTGACTGTGAATAGCGGCGTTGCTCCTTCTGCACCAGGATTGCAAAATCGTAATTTCAATTTAATTTCGTATTCTGCAGGTGGTTTATGGAACTTTACTAATGGGTATGGCACAGGGTTGTCGTATACGGTTTCACAGCGCGCACCAAGTGCCCAGGAGCTCTACTCCTATGGTGTTCATGAGTCAACTGCAACGTTTGCAGTGGGTAACTCAAATTTAAGTAAAGAGACCTCGCATAATTTAGAGGTCAATATCCAGAAAACCATCGGTAAGGTTCGCGGTAAGGTCAATGTTTATCTCAACAAATTTAGTAATTACATTTATGGTTACTACACTGGGCAAACCGCTACCAATGCCGAAGATTTCTCTGTTGTTCAAGCCCAACAAGCCGCTGCTACCATCAAGGGGGCTGAGGGTGAACTGACCTATAACTGGGGCAATGTAGGTAGTGGTGCACGCTTGTTTGCCGATGCCTCACAGGGAACCTTTGATGCGGGTGGTAATTTGCCCTTGCAACCTGCTCCTCGGATTGGTGTGCAGGTGGCGCATCAGAAGAATGGTTGGTTGGCAAACGCCAGTTACACCTATAGCTTTCAGCAAAATCGTTTAGCCACTTGGGAAGTTGGGCCCACGCCAAGCTATAACCTCTTAAATGCCGGTTTGTCCTATACCGAGAAGATCAATAAGGTGAGTTGGACGGGCTATATGATGCTCAAGAATATTCTGAATGACGATATTCGGTATGCCACTACGCCGATGGCGGTTCGTTTATACGCACCCCAACCGGGCCGCAGCTTGATGGTGGGCGTTCGAGCTAACTTCTAGAAGCCTCAATCATGGATCGCACTTGGGTCTCGCAATACAGCGCGAGATCCTTGCGATCCAGATCGGTTGCTGGACTTGGAGCAAAAATCAACTCGACGGTAATGGCTTTGGCCCTGAGTATCTTCGCAATGGAATCAATCAGGGTCATATCGCCAATAAAGGCCGTCGCATCGCTATATTCCTGATGCGCATTGCGATACCGAATGGCCATTGGGAAGGTTTGCACCTGGGTTTGGGCGGCTGACTCAAAAAGATTGGTCTTGAACGGCAAAACCCGATCCCCTGCCGTTGAGGTCCCTTCTGGGAAGATACAAATCGGCTCTTTGGGGAGTAGATCTTCCAGTTGTTTGGCAATCTCTTTGCCGTGCCGTTTGTTGTCTCGACGAATAAAGAGGGTTCCAGTTTGTCTGGCCATCCATCCAAACACGGGCCAGCCAGCGACTTCTGACTTGGCCACAAAGCGGCAAGGCAAGAAGGAATGAATGCTGGCAATATCAATCCACGAAATGTGGTTAGCTGCAATGAGATAGCCTCCGCTCTTGGGTAAATACTCGGAATGGATGACCTTGAGTTTGAGACCAAAGATGCTAAGCAGTTGCTTCGACCAAGATTGAATATGGCGTTTTTTAGTCGATTCTTGCGCAAAGGGAAAGATCACGATCAGGATCAACGCGCCTTTGATCACATGAAAAATGATGTGCAAGGCGGGCCAGAATAAGAGTCGGGAGGAGTCTGCCATAGTTCAGATGATAAAGGGGATGTATTGGCGCTTGTCATCAAACTGACACTAAAGTGTCATGATGATTTCATGATGCGGTGGCATCGTAGAGGTCCATGGAGCACTATAGAGCCATTTGGATCTCAGACGTGCATCTCGGGACACCTGGATGCCAGGCTAAATTCCTCCTCGATTTCTTAAAGCATAACGAATCCGACACCCTTTATTTAGTGGGTGACATCATTGATGGTTGGCGCTTAAAGAAAAGTATCTACTGGCCACAGTCCCATAACGATGTGGTCCAAAAGATCTTACGTAAAGCTCGCAAAGGTACTGAGGTTGTGTATGTGCCCGGCAATCATGATGAATCGATTCGTCAGTTCTTAGGTCTCTCCTTTGGAGAAATCAAAGTGGTACCCGAAGCCATTCATACAACGGCTGATGGTCGCAAACTCTGGATTACCCATGGCGATTTATTTGATGGCGTGATGCAATACGCCAAGTGGCTGGCCTATGTGGGTGACAACCTCTACTCCCTGATCCTGTACTTCAATCGCTACCTCAATCTGCTACGCGTTCGGATGGGCATGCAGTATTGGTCACTCTCTCAATACTTAAAGCACCAGGTGAAGAATGCAGTGAGTTACATCGCTGACTTTGAAATGATCATGGCGCGTGAGGCACGATTACGGGGCTGCCAAGGCGTGGTCTGTGGGCATATCCACAAAGCCGAGATCCGTATGATCGATAACCTCCTCTATTGCAATGATGGCGATTGGGTCGAGAGCTTGACCGCCTTAGTTGAAACCCACGAGGGCGAGCTCAAGATTGTGCATTGGCCTCGCATCTTGGACGACAAACCCGTCATCGAGGAAGTAACGGTTGAACAAATGAGCTTATCGATTTCTTTTCCAAGCCGCGTGTCATCACCTGGGTTGATGGCGCAATCCACTATTACCCATTCAATGGAGACCATTACATGAGAATCATGATCGTGACTGACGCTTGGGAACCCCAAGTCAATGGCGTTGTAAGAACCCTCAAGCAAACTACGTATGAGCTGCAGAAGATGGGGCATCAGGTAGAAATGATTACTCCTGCTGAATTTAAGACCATCCCCTGCCCTACTTATCCAGACATCTCCTTGTCGATCCTGCCTGGTAAAGGTGTCGCCAAGCGGATGAAGGCGTTCTCGCCCGATGCGATTCACATTGCGACCGAGGGGCCACTTGGGTTGGCGGCACGCTCCTACGCACTGCGCTACAACTTACCATTTTCAACCGCTTACCATACCCGTTTTCCGGAATACGTCTATGCACGCACCCGCATTCCACTGGCGTGGACCTATCGCTTCCTGAAATGGTTTCATGGTCCATCGATGGCAGTGATGGCGCCCACCCAAGTGGTCAAAGACGATCTCGAGAAATATGGTTTTGACAATGTCGTGATCTGGTCACGCGGTGTTGACCTTGAGATCTTTAAAACCCAACCCTCCAAAGTATTGAACTCTGCCCATCCCATCTTTTTATACGTAGGTCGGGTTGCAGTTGAAAAGAATATCAATGCCTTTTTGGAGATTGATCTGCCTGGATCAAAGTGGGTGGTCGGTGACGGTCCAGCCTTAAAAGAAATTAAGGAGAAATACCCCTTAGTGAACTACCTTGGCGTTCTCAATCAATATCAATTGGCCGAGGTCTATGCTGCCGCTGATGTGTTTGTGTTCCCAAGCAAGACTGATACCTTTGGTCTCGTTTTGCTTGAAGCCATGGCGTGTGGTCTCCCTGTGGCTGCTTACCCTGTGACGGGTCCGATTGATGTACTGGGTGACTCCAAAGCTGGGGTCATGCATGAGGATTTAAAGACTGCATGCATGGAGGCGCTGCGCATTCCGCGTGAGGTAGCGCGTGCTCATGCCGAGAAGTTCTCATGGAAGGCCGCAAGTGAGCAATTTGCCAATCATTTAAAGCCGGTTCGTGTGCATGTGAGCACGCAAACGGTTCCTGCTTGATGAGCCAGCCGTACGACATTAAACAAAATCCCCATAAGGGGAATCGCGGTCTCACCCGGGCAATCCATGCCGCTAAGAACTCCTGGCATGGTTTGATCTTTGCATTTAAAGAGGAGAGTGCCTTTCGGCAGGAGTTGGTTTTATTACTTGTCTTAAGTCCAATTGCCATTCTCTTACCAGTGGGTCTATTTGAGAGGGCACTCATGATCTGCTCCTTAATCATGGTGCTGGTCATTGAACTACTCAACTCGAGCGTAGAAGCCGCTATTGACCGGATCTCTTTTGAACACCACGACCTCTCTAAACGGGCCAAGGATTTTGGCTCGGCCGCCGTGATGTTAGCCCTATTAATCGCCTTTGTGATCTGGGCTGCCGTCCTTTATCAAGAATTTATTTAATAAAATCAATTATTTATGATTTTGTTACCCATGCCTTATTCCTGTAATATATGCCCTATAGGATCAGGCTATCAACTAAGGAACTGCGATGCCTGATATCCCAAATCCCTTTTCGCCCCTGGACAACTTATTCATTACAACAAAACGTCATGCGAACGCATCAATTTCTACAAAACCCTGGGCGGATAAATTGAATCCCCTCAAAAAATTCTTTGGCAAAAAGGCTGAGACCTCAGGGATCGATCCCAAATCTGAGACGCCCTCATCCAAGACTGGATTAGAAAATGTTCCACAGCTTTTAGGCAAAGCCAAGCGTGCCCCATTCAAGATTTCATGGGCCATCAATGACGAAGAGATCAAAGAAGCGCAGCGCCTGCGTTACAAAGTATTTGCTGAAGAGATGGGTGCTCATTTACCAGCCAATGAAGAAGGTCTTGATATCGACGAGTTTGATGCCTATTGCGATCACTTGCTCATTCGTGACCCTGAGACCTTGCGTGTCATTGGTACCTACCGGGTCCTGCCACCCCATAAAGCCAGTCAAATCGGTCGCCTTTACTCGGACTCCGAATTTGATCTCTCCCGCATTAATCACTTACGCCCCAAAATGGTCGAAGTAGGTCGCTCGTGTGTGCATGAAGACTATCGCTCGGGCGCAGTGATCATGGCACTATGGAGTGGTCTTGGCCAGTATATGAAACAGCATCAATATGAGATCATGCTAGGTTGCGCCAGTATTCCGATGGCTGATGGTGGTCACTATGCAGCGAGTCTCTATAACTCGCTCGGGCCAGAGCAAATGGCACCGGTTGAGAATCATGCGTTCCCGAAGCTACCTCTCCCCTTAGATCGTCTCAATGGCGGTCTTCATGTTGAAGCACCACCACTCATCAAGGGCTACCTGAAACTCGGAGCTAAGATTTGTAGCGCACCCGCTTGGGATCCCGACTTCAACACCGCTGACCTGCTCACGATGTTGCGCCTCTCCGAAATGAATCCGCGCTACGCGAAGCATTTTCTAGAAAAAGCGGACTAGTCGATTAACTTTAGGGTATAGCGGTACCCAATTCGTTCCCACTCTGCGGCTTCTTTACGCAGGCTGAACTCGGTTAAGGGGTGGGCACTTGCCCACTGTCGATCAAGCAAGACCTCAAAGGTCTCACTGTTGGGATTCTTCACCTTCACCTTAGGCAAGTGCTCATCCATGCGTGAGCGGCACAAGACATGCGCTAGACGGATGCAGAACAACATGCGCCAGTCGGTGAAGTTAGCATTGTTTGAGAGTTTGCCCAGTTTGCCCGTATGCCCCAGAAGCAGCGCTGCCAATCGGGCTTGATCATTCTTGGAGAACCCTGGCATATCGGCATTTGCTGCGATATAAGCCGAGTGCTTGTGATAGCCGTTATGCGAGATCGATAATCCCACCTCATGCAGGTTTGCTGACCAGCCAAGTAAGGCAAGATTATCGGTGCGGCTCTCATGATGTGGCTTTGGTAATTGGGCCAAGAAATCCGCGGCCAGCATTCCTAAGCGATGCGCCTGCTCACGATCAACTGCATAACGTTGCATAAACTGCTCAACGGTTACGAAACGCATATCGTCATGTTGCGTACGACCCAATAGATCATAGAGCACGCCCACTCGGAGGGCTGCATCGCTGACCTCCATGCGCTCAATGCCTAACTCATCAAAGATGGCGAGCATAATCGATAGTCCTCCGGGTAATACGGGACGACGATCATCCTTAAGGTTAATCAGATTGACGCGATCGATGTGATCAAAGTCCAAAAGGCGCTTCTTCAACCCCTTGAGACCCTGCAAGGTAATCACCCCCGCACCACTATTGTCTAAGGGGTCAAGGGTTGACTTCTCCCCAGAACCATTGAGTTTGTTGTCTGCAATCAAGTCAGCTAAAGCGCGTGCCGTTCCCGATGAACCAATCACCTGATTCCAGCCCGATTTACTAAATCGGCCCTTAATTACTTGCACTTCTCGGCGCGCCGCTAGCTCTGCCTCTTTGAATGCGTGGGGATCGATCGTGCCGTTCGGGAAAAAACGGATGCTGTGCGATACGCAGCCAATATATAGACTCTCCAAGAGCTTTGGCTCATAGCCCTTACCGATGATGAACTCGCTCGAGCCACCACCTACATCGATGACCAAGCGGTTACCAGAAACAGCGGGAGCCTCATGCGAGGTGCCGATGTAAATCAAGCGGGCCTCTTCAACTCCCGCAATCACCTCAATCGGAAATCCCAAGGCAACCTGAGCCTCTTGCACAAACTTTTGCGCATTGCGTGCTACCCGTAAGGTATTGGTGGCAACGGCTCTCACCTGTTTGGGTCTAAAGCCCCGCAAGCGCTCCCCAAAGCGTCGAATGGCGCCTAAGCCCCGCTCCAT
This DNA window, taken from Polynucleobacter sp. HIN5, encodes the following:
- a CDS encoding GNAT family N-acetyltransferase, translating into MPDIPNPFSPLDNLFITTKRHANASISTKPWADKLNPLKKFFGKKAETSGIDPKSETPSSKTGLENVPQLLGKAKRAPFKISWAINDEEIKEAQRLRYKVFAEEMGAHLPANEEGLDIDEFDAYCDHLLIRDPETLRVIGTYRVLPPHKASQIGRLYSDSEFDLSRINHLRPKMVEVGRSCVHEDYRSGAVIMALWSGLGQYMKQHQYEIMLGCASIPMADGGHYAASLYNSLGPEQMAPVENHAFPKLPLPLDRLNGGLHVEAPPLIKGYLKLGAKICSAPAWDPDFNTADLLTMLRLSEMNPRYAKHFLEKAD
- a CDS encoding lysophospholipid acyltransferase family protein: MADSSRLLFWPALHIIFHVIKGALILIVIFPFAQESTKKRHIQSWSKQLLSIFGLKLKVIHSEYLPKSGGYLIAANHISWIDIASIHSFLPCRFVAKSEVAGWPVFGWMARQTGTLFIRRDNKRHGKEIAKQLEDLLPKEPICIFPEGTSTAGDRVLPFKTNLFESAAQTQVQTFPMAIRYRNAHQEYSDATAFIGDMTLIDSIAKILRAKAITVELIFAPSPATDLDRKDLALYCETQVRSMIEASRS
- a CDS encoding glycosyltransferase family 4 protein, yielding MRIMIVTDAWEPQVNGVVRTLKQTTYELQKMGHQVEMITPAEFKTIPCPTYPDISLSILPGKGVAKRMKAFSPDAIHIATEGPLGLAARSYALRYNLPFSTAYHTRFPEYVYARTRIPLAWTYRFLKWFHGPSMAVMAPTQVVKDDLEKYGFDNVVIWSRGVDLEIFKTQPSKVLNSAHPIFLYVGRVAVEKNINAFLEIDLPGSKWVVGDGPALKEIKEKYPLVNYLGVLNQYQLAEVYAAADVFVFPSKTDTFGLVLLEAMACGLPVAAYPVTGPIDVLGDSKAGVMHEDLKTACMEALRIPREVARAHAEKFSWKAASEQFANHLKPVRVHVSTQTVPA
- a CDS encoding UDP-2,3-diacylglucosamine diphosphatase codes for the protein MEHYRAIWISDVHLGTPGCQAKFLLDFLKHNESDTLYLVGDIIDGWRLKKSIYWPQSHNDVVQKILRKARKGTEVVYVPGNHDESIRQFLGLSFGEIKVVPEAIHTTADGRKLWITHGDLFDGVMQYAKWLAYVGDNLYSLILYFNRYLNLLRVRMGMQYWSLSQYLKHQVKNAVSYIADFEMIMAREARLRGCQGVVCGHIHKAEIRMIDNLLYCNDGDWVESLTALVETHEGELKIVHWPRILDDKPVIEEVTVEQMSLSISFPSRVSSPGLMAQSTITHSMETIT
- a CDS encoding Ppx/GppA phosphatase family protein, whose product is MSKTSTSNKPGLDLVAAVDLGSNSFRLLICQAYITPSGMQLRTIDTLREPVRLAAGLTPGKVLDDEAMERGLGAIRRFGERLRGFRPKQVRAVATNTLRVARNAQKFVQEAQVALGFPIEVIAGVEEARLIYIGTSHEAPAVSGNRLVIDVGGGSSEFIIGKGYEPKLLESLYIGCVSHSIRFFPNGTIDPHAFKEAELAARREVQVIKGRFSKSGWNQVIGSSGTARALADLIADNKLNGSGEKSTLDPLDNSGAGVITLQGLKGLKKRLLDFDHIDRVNLINLKDDRRPVLPGGLSIMLAIFDELGIERMEVSDAALRVGVLYDLLGRTQHDDMRFVTVEQFMQRYAVDREQAHRLGMLAADFLAQLPKPHHESRTDNLALLGWSANLHEVGLSISHNGYHKHSAYIAANADMPGFSKNDQARLAALLLGHTGKLGKLSNNANFTDWRMLFCIRLAHVLCRSRMDEHLPKVKVKNPNSETFEVLLDRQWASAHPLTEFSLRKEAAEWERIGYRYTLKLID
- a CDS encoding TonB-dependent receptor, whose protein sequence is MKQIDLIKSYLLVKLLAAVSWSVAHENPALQIDVSGSAESATGILTPTKILQGNELQDKLGTTLGATIGNELGVSQTGYGLGASRPVMRGLEGARVQILQNGLSVGDVSSISADHAVASPVVNARQIEILRGAAALLYGSGSSGGLVNIVNDRILTTLPGEATGSANTSYDSVSNGRAASGHVDTSFESIAIHVDTAINNNQNYRIPGNSTQGGPNQVWGVPPGGPFENYTGKLPNSFNNQNNLGVGASYIGKSGYTGISVERMNNNYGIPTPEGGMIAQSQNRYDFQHQTRDPFAGFSSIKFSAANSNYNHTEFSILNGAYSPAALWKNIANEARLELAHKAVMGWKGTFGAQVTSSSVEATDIATGSYAILPSTKTNSNALFWIEEGRWGVLQGNLGLRYDLVGQNPNQSTEFEPLTVNSGVAPSAPGLQNRNFNLISYSAGGLWNFTNGYGTGLSYTVSQRAPSAQELYSYGVHESTATFAVGNSNLSKETSHNLEVNIQKTIGKVRGKVNVYLNKFSNYIYGYYTGQTATNAEDFSVVQAQQAAATIKGAEGELTYNWGNVGSGARLFADASQGTFDAGGNLPLQPAPRIGVQVAHQKNGWLANASYTYSFQQNRLATWEVGPTPSYNLLNAGLSYTEKINKVSWTGYMMLKNILNDDIRYATTPMAVRLYAPQPGRSLMVGVRANF
- a CDS encoding diacylglycerol kinase, with protein sequence MSQPYDIKQNPHKGNRGLTRAIHAAKNSWHGLIFAFKEESAFRQELVLLLVLSPIAILLPVGLFERALMICSLIMVLVIELLNSSVEAAIDRISFEHHDLSKRAKDFGSAAVMLALLIAFVIWAAVLYQEFI